A DNA window from Ipomoea triloba cultivar NCNSP0323 chromosome 10, ASM357664v1 contains the following coding sequences:
- the LOC116032525 gene encoding calreticulin: MAALRRLNSVFLSLAKLYLLVAFVSAGVIFEERFDDGWESRWVKSDWKKDENMAGEWNYTSGKWNGDPNDKGIQTSEDYRFYAISAEFPEFNNKGKTLVFQFSVKHEQKLDCGGGYMKLLSGDIDQKKFGGDTPYSIMFGPDICGYSTKKVHAILTYNGTNQLIKKDVPCETDQLTHVYTFILRPDATYSILIDNVEKQSGSLYTDWNLLPPKKIKDPEAKKPEDWDDKEYIDDPEDKKPEGYDDIPKEIPDLDAKKPEDWDDEEDGEWTAPTVANPEYKGPWTPKKIKNPNYKGKWKAPMIDNPDFKDDPDLYVFPNLKYVGIELWQVKSGTLFDNVLVSDDPEYAKKLAEETWAKNKDGEKAAFDEAEKKKAEEESKDDPVDSDAEDEDDDADDTDGDDADSKSESKQDESKESKEDDVHDEL; this comes from the exons ATGGCTGCTCTAAGAAGATTAAATTCGGTTTTTCTCTCTCTAGCCAAGCTATATCTCCTTGTTGCTTTCGTCTCCGCAGGAGTCATATTCGAGGAGCGCTTTGACG ATGGGTGGGAGAGTAGATGGGTCAAGTCTGACTGGAAGAAGGATGAGAATATGGCTGGGGAGTGGAACTACACCTCTGGTAAATGGAATGGAGACCCTAACGACAAAG GTATTCAGACCAGTGAAGACTACAGGTTTTATGCCATCTCAGCTGAGTTCCCGGAGTTTAATAACAAGGGCAAGACCCTAGTTTTCCAATTCTCAGTTAAGCATGAGCAAAAGCTTGACTGTGGTGGTGGGTACATGAAACTGCTTAGTGGTGACATTgatcaaaagaaatttggcGGTGACACCCCTTACAG TATTATGTTTGGACCAGACATCTGTGGCTACAGCACCAAAAAAGTCCATGCTATCCTTACCTATAATGGGACAAACCAGTTGATCAAGAAGGATGTTCCATGCGAGACTGACCAGCTAACCCATGTCTATACCTTCATTCTCCGCCCTGATGCTACATATAGTATTCTCATTGACAATGTGGAGAAGCAGTCTGGTAGCTTATACACTGATTGGAATCTGCTTCCACCAAAGAAAATTAAGGATCCTGAAGCCAAGAAA CCTGAAGATTGGGATGACAAGGAATACATTGATGATCCTGAAGATAAGAAGCCAGAG GGTTATGATGACATTCCCAAGGAGATACCAGATCTTGATGCTAAGAAG CCTGAGGACTGGGATGATGAAGAGGATGGTGAGTGGACTGCCCCAACCGTTGCCAACCCTGAGTACAAGGGTCCATGGACGCCAAAG AAAATTAAGAACCCCAACTACAAGGGGAAGTGGAAGGCACCTATGATTGATAACCCAG ACTTCAAAGATGATCCAGATCTCTATGTTTTCCCAAATCTGAAGTATGTTGGCATTGAATTGTGGCAG GTGAAATCTGGTACCTTGTTTGACAATGTTTTGGTAAGTGATGATCCTGAGTATGCAAAGAAATTAGCTGAGGAGACATGGGCCAAGAACAAGgat GGTGAGAAGGCTGCATTTGATGAGGCAGAAAAGAAGAAAGCGGAGGAG GAATCCAAGGATGATCCAGTTGACTCTGAT GctgaggatgaagatgatgatgctGACGACACAGATGGTGACGATGCTGACTCAAAATCAGAATCAAAACAAGATGAAAGCAAAGAGTCCAAGGAAGATGATGTACAT GATGAATTGTGA